One window of the Bradysia coprophila strain Holo2 chromosome X unlocalized genomic scaffold, BU_Bcop_v1 contig_26, whole genome shotgun sequence genome contains the following:
- the LOC119069234 gene encoding acyl-CoA Delta(11) desaturase-like, with product MPPNQYGSEPKNVDVDDRSTSLQQQLKIPRDYPNANPYDTKPGEKPYKLEIVWRNVFIFAYLHVACVIATYMPIGGREILFGFMYGFIGSYGISAGAHRYWAHKCYKVTRPLYYILLFLQTVALQNCVIEWVRDHRVHHKYSDTNADPHNASRGFFFSHMGWLMCKKHPDVLKYGKRIDMTDLTSDPVLRFQKKYYVPLALFCTFLLPISLSMYLFDVPFWKAYHWHILRYVVTLHITWSINSVSHIWGSKPFEKDIRPTDTYAIGFMAFGEGWHNYHHVYPFDYKVSELPRYWCNFTIPFIDFFAWLGWAYDLKTVSDEMVRRRVLRTGDGSHRYSKEEKLKTAKELVQAYTEKCNEEEEERLRQNVARIRDHYWGWGDDDMLQEDINDIKTINPKSK from the exons ATGCCACCCAATCAATACGGCTCTGAACCAAAAAATGTTGATGTAGACGACCGTTCAACATCACTACAACAACAACTGAAAATACCG CGTGACTACCCGAATGCCAATCCATACGATACAAAACCTGGAGAAAAACCTTACAAACTGGAAATTGTGTGGCGCAATGTATTTATATTCGCTTATTTACATGTTGCATGTGTGATTGCAACCTATATGCCCATTGGTGGTAGAGAGATATTGTTCG GGTTTATGTACGGTTTCATTGGATCGTATGGCATTTCCGCTGGTGCACATCGTTACTGGGCACATAAGTGTTACAAAGTGACCCGTCCATTGTATTATATTCTGTTGTTTTTGCAAACTGTAGCTCTACAAAATTGTGTTATCGAATGGGTGAGAGATCATCGGGTACATCATAAGTACTCGGACACCAATGCTGATCCACATAATGCGAGCCGTGGATTTTTCTTCTCCCACATGGGCTGGTTGATGTGTAAGAAGCATCCGGATGTGTTAAAGTATGGAAAGCGAATCGACATGACTGATCTGACGTCGGATCCGGTGTTACGATTTCAGAAAAA GTACTATGTTCCTTTAGCACTTTTCTGTACATTTCTCCTGCCAATTTCCCTAAGTATGTACCTTTTCGATGTACCCTTCTGGAAGGCTTACCACTGGCATATTTTACGCTACGTCGTAACATTACACATAACCTGGAGCATCAATAGCGTCAGTCACATTTGGGGCAGTAAACCATTCGAAAA AGACATTAGACCTACGGATACCTATGCTATCGGATTCATGGCATTCGGCGAGGGTTGGCACAACTATCATCACGTCTATCCGTTCGACTACAAAGTTTCGGAATTGCCGCGCTATTGGTGCAATTTCACTATTCCTTTCATTGACTTCTTTGCGTGGTTGGGATGGGCGTACGATTTAAAGACAGTGTCTGATGAAATGGTTCGACGTCGCGTTCTGCGAACAGGAGACGGTAGTCATCGATACTCAAAAGAGGAGAAGTTGAAAACGGCAAAAGAGTTGGTTCAAGCCTACACGGAAAAGTGTAacgaggaagaagaagaacgtCTCAGACAAAATGTCGCCCGTATACGTGATCATTACTGGGGATGGG GCGATGACGATATGCTGCAAGAAGATATTAATGATATTAAGACAATTAATCCGAAAAGCAAATAG